The nucleotide window aaatgtaatagtttgcatctaccaaccccaaactcccagtccatcaccatccccccacccccaccccgctctgctgcccttggcaaccacaactctgttctctatgtctttgagtcttgtttctgttttgtagataggttcatttgtgccatattttagattccacatataagtgatatcatatggtatttgtctttctctttctgacttacttcacttagtatgataatctctagttgcatctggAGTtagtcttttaaaacaaaaatatgaccCTGATATTCCCTGTTTAAAAGCATTTGAAGGATCCTTATCACCCACTGGATAAACCAAATTCCTTAGCATACCTTTCAAAGCTTTCCACAATTTAGCTCTAACAGCCCTTTGCAGCCTCATCTCTTCTAATGATTAACAGTTTGTACTTCAGGCATACCAAACACCAGATACTTTCTATAGTGTTATCAGCCTTTCCCCCTGCTTGGGGTATCCTCCTCCAGGTCAATTTATGTAGCCTTCCAGattcagttacttttttttttttgccacgccttgcaacatgcaggatcttagttccccagccagggattgaacccgtgcaaaggaagggcagagtcttaaccactggaccgccagggaggtctctctttgtctttctgttgAGTGCTTATAATCCTCCAGGTACTATGGTAGGTGCTAGGATACAACATAGTCTCTGTCCTTATGGAATGTTTACTGGCTGATACGTCATCTCTTTTGTGCTTCTATAGCACTTTATACACACCCTTATTGTGACATTTATTATATTGTATTGTAATTTTTGTTTGCATGTTTGTCACCCCACTGGATTTGAGCTTTTCAAGGGTAGGATGaattttattcatctctgtttcccCAGGACCTGGAGTATAGCAGGCATTAAATAccatttcattcaataaatgaatgaaagaatagcaAGTGTTCTCTATTTTGATTAAGGAATATGCTTTAATACAATTCTGGAAAATCTCTTGGTGAGGGAGatttttaattcttcaaatcaTACTGCACCTTCATATGGTTAAAGGATGGGTTCAAAACTATTTCCAGTAGGAAGATGCAATAAATAATAAGAGTAAGAATTACACTCCTCTGCATGAGTTGGCACTGCTGCTTCTATTAAAACTCCACCCTGTGAtacaaaaaaaaagcttttggtcAGGGGGTACTTACAAAGCTGTGGCAGCAACAGAAATTGAAACCAAGTCCTATGTCTAATTTATAATGAAAACTAATGCCcgggtttttgttctttttcttcttcctcttttgttcccTTTTGGCCTAGCCCATACCTGTTGGATCACGTTTGCCTAATCAACAATAAGTAATGAAAGTCAGGTGCCTTAAGGCACAACTTTCAGATAAACATCACTGTCTATCTGTTGTTCTGAATTATCTTCCAGGGTAAGATGACCTTTATAGATTATGTTGACACAGACCCCGGGGGCCACAGACCACTGGACTAAAGACACGGTAGACCACAGATGACTAAGATGATTAACCTCAGCTCCTTTGTTCTTCCCCTTTAAAAACCCCTAACTCAGAGACCAAGTTGGAGTGACTTGTCTCCCACTTCCTTGCCTGGCTCCTTGCAATAAAATCTTTGCTGCAAACTCCCGCtgtcagagtttggctttctgcACTGTGGGCACACGAGCCCTTTGTTTGGTTTAAAAATGAcaattgcatttctttaatattgtcctaaaacacatttttatggaaaaaatgtGTTTACACTCCCACAAACAGCTTTCTGTCAATTAATCACTTTCCATTACCAGTTCAACTGATTCCTCTTGAACATCCATAGGGCTATTGCTGGTACTTGCTTATATCTAAATTACATTTTATGTTGTGCAGCATTGCTTTGTTAGCTCCTGTCTTGTTTCTCTAGAGATTGCGGTTCCCTAAAGCTTAGTCCAGCACAGTACTAGGCACATAGAAAACAGGACACACTTTTTAAACTGATACTCTCACAGAAAGTTGGACGATATTAAGACTATATTAAGGAACATAGTACTACTCCCTATCAAAAAATGTATGTTCTCAAACTTAAAGTGCATGAGAatcacgggggggggggggagggaggtcttgttaaaatgcatattctgattcagtaggtctgggtggagccagataatctgcattttaaacaagcagCCTAGTGATGCAGATGCTGTTGGCCCGCGAACCACGTTTAGAGCAGCAAATATGTAAAGGACTGTGCAAAAGGAAGGCGACTTTGCTCCAAAACATATTTTTGCAGAGCGTTAATTAAATAGAAGTATGATTAGAGTGGAGCCAGGCGGAGCACTTCTTACCCAGCCTTAAACCTCCTCTTTTCTGATCCGTCTCCCCTCCGAGTCCAGCCAAACTTCCCACCTCTGTAAGCCGTAAGAACACAAGCAGCAACAGGCCCAGCTACGGAAGATGCGAGCCCAGGTAACGTAGGAAGATACCCCTGCACTTACTAGGCTAAGAGTCCGGGGATACGATGGAGTCCCGGCAGTGGCCTCTCCCTCGCcataaagaaaaattcaaaattaaaaccttatcGTGGAGGGACCAATCGTAGCCTTGGTCTTTGCACAATTCGCTCTGCGTGTAGTGTAGGATCACAGCCTGGCTTGTGATTGGCTGAGGTAGAACCACACTCCGGCCAATCAGAGCTGAGGCGCTTCTTGTATGAATATGGGGGAAGGCGGGAGCGAAGTGGAGGGGAAGCTGGAGAGGAAAGGTGTGTCACGTCCCCTTTGCTGTTTCTGGAAGCTTTTGTGTAATTGGTTGGCTCTTCTTCCGATTGCACCAATCGCAAGCTCTTCTCTGCTGAACTCTAACTGTGAAATGGAAAGTAGAGATGAAGGTGCAgccaatggaaagaaaaaagggtACAGGAGCCAATCCTCCTGCGGCGTTTTGTGTCCTTGCCCAACAGGAAAAGGTGTTTCATGCGGAGGGGCGTTTCCCAGTCGCCAATGGGCGGGCGCCGGTGAAGCAGAGGAACCAATGAGCACGAGACGTTGAATGACAGCTGTCCAATAGGGACCCTCAGTGCTAGTACGGTTTGCGGCTTAAGCGCCGCCGCGGTCTGAGGAATGTCAACTATTCAACATGGAGGCGGAGGTCGATAAGCTGGAACTGATGGTGAGTGTAAAATGAAGGAGATCTACTGGGTAGTTTATTCTTCCCCGATGGCCTCCAAAGTGGAACGCAATTTGGAGTCGCCGGAAACCCTGGGCGGAGGAGGCTGGACTAGACTCGAGCTCCTCCTCCTGCACCAAAAGGAGTCGCCGCCGCCTGGTCTCTTAACCGCCGCGGGGGGAAGGGGTTACATCCGGGAAACTCGTGAGGGAAATGGCGGGAGATGCTGGGGGTCCGGGGCCTTTGGAATTCCTTGTTCCTTGCCCTCACCTTTCCGCCTCTCAAGGAACTGTGGCTGGTGCAAACAGCGTTCTGTGTATTTCCACCAAAAAGACCTGACTGTAATGGTCTCTAAACGCCCCAAGAAGGGGAGAGGTTGTTCACAGTCCGAGAAAGGGGAATGGAGGGTGGGGAATaaacaggggtgggggggggagagaaATCCCTTTAGGGCTGAAGCGTTCATATTCAGCCCAGCGCAGGCTGAGAAGGGATGCGAGACTTGCGTGCACAACTTCCTAGCGGCCAAGGAAGCCCCTAGACCAGTTTGGCCCTTCGGTGGGAGAGAGGTGTGAGCCTTGGGAATCTCAACCACGAGCTTCTTTTCCTGGAGCGCGGGCGGGACCTGGGACGTGGGAGGCTCCGCTGCTCTGGAGTTGCCTAGTTTCATTCATTGTGAAAGTAGGGGACGGGGGCGAATAATTGGGAAGGACTCCCGCGGCTGCTTGGCCTGCTCGAGGGCGCCAAACTGGAGGGCCGTCCTAGTTTTTTCTTTGGATTCTTCCCTCACTTGTCCTCTTTATTCTCTCCCTCCCATCCGTAGACTACCGGCTTGATCGCCCGCGCTTTTTTCTTAGTTCCGTTGTTCTATCTTAAGTCCCTTTACCCCCAATGCATTACGAGTGTTTGGATTGGGCTGGCTTCCTTTAAAATGGGGAAGTTGGAGGACGCACCCATCACTGAACtcctgtccgtttttttgttaaagaaaaataacaagattAAGTAAAAAAGCCAAAATCTCCATCACAatcccctcctcttctctctgccaTTCCTTGGCGTTACTTTTTAAGTATCATTTGTGCCTGTGCTACTCTTCTCCAAGCTGAACCTCGGGTCTCTTTAATATCTGCAACGTGTAGTGATCTTGGAAGATCCTCACCCCCAGAAAATGCGAGACCTTGATATatcttattactgttttcttctgATGTATTAATGAATTGTAGTGGCTCTCATATACAAAATTGACTTTCATTTGCTTCTAacgttttgaattttgattttctttgtggggggtgtgtgtgggaatTGGGAAGGTGAGAAATGGCAGCAAAGAAGGAAGAATTTTCTGCAGCTTTCCAAACCCTAAATAATGAACTTTTAGTTCAAAGTTTTGTTATTCTTATCATTAACTgtctttcaaaaaacaaaagaaagtaacAGTGTTAAGTATTGTAATTTGATTCCACCAACAGGCACAGATATTAACATTGTCTTGCCCATCTCCTCCATTATGAATTCCTCCCTCCAGATGGATATTTCTGCCTAATTGTAAGATGCTAAATGATACTAATTTtgcttttaacagttttttttttttccctctcaagtTGGCTTTTAATTTTGAGGTACCAATGAAGCCTTTTCTGGAGTTTGCATTAGAGTCAATAGTCTCACAGGACATGTTTAAGAttgaacacattttattttaagggGAAAGCAATTACGTGTACATCTTgaaaaaaaataggttttaaaaaattatgaggtAGCCAGACTCGAACTTTTAGGTGTTTGAATGATggggtagtttttaaaaattctttttatgagaggaagagaagaaaacaggTCTTTCTTCTTAAATTCCTTTTAACTAACTTagtcataacttttttttttcctgttcaaatTATTAGTTTGTTTCCATAATCATTAGggtttaaaaattgtatttgaacAATTAACACTTTTATTATTACTGCTTTGTACTGATTGGGTAGTATAAGACCATACATCTCACCTTTAGATTTGCCATgtgcttttagaaaaaaatgttatatctGTGAACTGGTTTATTTTCTGAGATTCCAAAGGTAAATGATTTCCTGTACAATCCTCTGATTTTTGGTTTTAT belongs to Eubalaena glacialis isolate mEubGla1 chromosome 19, mEubGla1.1.hap2.+ XY, whole genome shotgun sequence and includes:
- the SKA2 gene encoding LOW QUALITY PROTEIN: spindle and kinetochore-associated protein 2 (The sequence of the model RefSeq protein was modified relative to this genomic sequence to represent the inferred CDS: inserted 1 base in 1 codon) — protein: MASKVERNLESPETLGGGGWTRLEXPPPAPKGVAAAWSLNRRGGKGLTLIWITFSTGWNMKSRLIILIQQARTTNQFWSSGTT